Proteins encoded together in one Musa acuminata AAA Group cultivar baxijiao chromosome BXJ3-6, Cavendish_Baxijiao_AAA, whole genome shotgun sequence window:
- the LOC135586787 gene encoding protein NDL1-like isoform X2, which yields MGESSSSVSVDVERISFGGKEHLIKTSHGTVSVSVFGDQDKPALITYPDVALNHVLCFQGLFFCPEAASLLLHNFCIYHICPPGHELGAAPISSRIPIPSVDDLVDQIAYVLDYFRLGSVMCLGVLAGAYILTLFSIKYRERVLGLVLVSPLCKAPSWTEWLYSKILCNLLYFYGMCDLIKECLLHRYFCKEVCGNTQIPESEIVQACRSLLDERQSINVWRYLQSINRRYDITEGLQQLQCRTLIFVGENSPFHSDALHMMSKLDSRHSALVEVQACGSLVTEEQPHAMLIPLEYFFMGYGFYRLNQFTDSPRGPLSPSCISPELLSPESLGVKLKPIKTRVSVEV from the exons ATGGGTGAATCGAGCAGCTCGGTGTCGGTGGATGTGGAGAGGATATCTTTCGGTGGGAAG GAACATCTTATCAAAACCAGTCATGGCACAGTATCCGTTTCTGTGTTTGGAGATCAGGACAAACCTGCACTTATCACTTACCCGGATGTTGCTTTGAATC ATGTTTTGTGCTTCCAAGGATTATTTTTTTGCCCTGAAGCTGCTTCGCTACTTCTTCACAATTTCTGCATCTATCATATCTGTCCTCCAGGTCATGAG CTGGGAGCTGCTCCAATTTCTTCCCGTATTCCTATCCCTTCTGTTGATGATTTGGTGGATCAGATCGCTTATGTTCTTGACTATTTCAG GTTAGGTTCAGTTATGTGCCTGGGGGTCTTGGCGGGGGCATACATTCTTACACTTTTTTCC ATCAAATATAGGGAGCGTGTGTTAGGATTGGTGCTTGTATCTCCTCTGTGTAAAGCACCCTCATGGACGGAGTGGTTATATAGTAAG ATACTATGTAATTTGCTCTACTTCTATGGgatgtgtgacttgataaaggagTGCTTGCTTCATCGGTACTTCTGTAAG GAAGTCTGTGGCAATACCCAGATCCCTGAGTCAGAAATTGTCCAGGCCTGCAGAAGT CTGCTGGACGAGAGGCAGAGCATAAATGTGTGGCGTTATCTTCAATCGATTAACCG CAGATACGACATCACTGAGGGATTACAGCAGCTGCAGTGTCGGACATTAATATTTGTTGGCGAGAACTCTCCGTTCCATTCTGATGCACTTCACATGATGTCGAAACTAGACAGCAGACATAGTGCCCTGGTTGAG GTCCAAGCATGTGGTTCACTGGTGACCGAGGAGCAACCCCATGCCATGCTGATACCTTTAGAGTATTTCTTCATGGGTTATGGCTTTTACAGACTCAACCAATTCACCGACAGTCCACGCGGTCCACTTAGTCCATCCTGCATCTCCCCAGAGCTGCTGTCACCCGAAAGCTTGGGCGTAAAGCTAAAGCCCATCAAGACCAGGGTGTCGGTTGAAGTTTGA
- the LOC135586787 gene encoding protein NDL1-like isoform X1 — MWRGYLSVGRFWRIDTWCIHVSGVCFMRMEHLIKTSHGTVSVSVFGDQDKPALITYPDVALNHVLCFQGLFFCPEAASLLLHNFCIYHICPPGHELGAAPISSRIPIPSVDDLVDQIAYVLDYFRLGSVMCLGVLAGAYILTLFSIKYRERVLGLVLVSPLCKAPSWTEWLYSKILCNLLYFYGMCDLIKECLLHRYFCKEVCGNTQIPESEIVQACRSLLDERQSINVWRYLQSINRRYDITEGLQQLQCRTLIFVGENSPFHSDALHMMSKLDSRHSALVEVQACGSLVTEEQPHAMLIPLEYFFMGYGFYRLNQFTDSPRGPLSPSCISPELLSPESLGVKLKPIKTRVSVEV; from the exons ATGTGGAGAGGATATCTTTCGGTGGGAAG GTTTTGGAGAATTGACACATGGTGCATCCATGTTTCTGGCGTATGCTTCATGCGAATG GAACATCTTATCAAAACCAGTCATGGCACAGTATCCGTTTCTGTGTTTGGAGATCAGGACAAACCTGCACTTATCACTTACCCGGATGTTGCTTTGAATC ATGTTTTGTGCTTCCAAGGATTATTTTTTTGCCCTGAAGCTGCTTCGCTACTTCTTCACAATTTCTGCATCTATCATATCTGTCCTCCAGGTCATGAG CTGGGAGCTGCTCCAATTTCTTCCCGTATTCCTATCCCTTCTGTTGATGATTTGGTGGATCAGATCGCTTATGTTCTTGACTATTTCAG GTTAGGTTCAGTTATGTGCCTGGGGGTCTTGGCGGGGGCATACATTCTTACACTTTTTTCC ATCAAATATAGGGAGCGTGTGTTAGGATTGGTGCTTGTATCTCCTCTGTGTAAAGCACCCTCATGGACGGAGTGGTTATATAGTAAG ATACTATGTAATTTGCTCTACTTCTATGGgatgtgtgacttgataaaggagTGCTTGCTTCATCGGTACTTCTGTAAG GAAGTCTGTGGCAATACCCAGATCCCTGAGTCAGAAATTGTCCAGGCCTGCAGAAGT CTGCTGGACGAGAGGCAGAGCATAAATGTGTGGCGTTATCTTCAATCGATTAACCG CAGATACGACATCACTGAGGGATTACAGCAGCTGCAGTGTCGGACATTAATATTTGTTGGCGAGAACTCTCCGTTCCATTCTGATGCACTTCACATGATGTCGAAACTAGACAGCAGACATAGTGCCCTGGTTGAG GTCCAAGCATGTGGTTCACTGGTGACCGAGGAGCAACCCCATGCCATGCTGATACCTTTAGAGTATTTCTTCATGGGTTATGGCTTTTACAGACTCAACCAATTCACCGACAGTCCACGCGGTCCACTTAGTCCATCCTGCATCTCCCCAGAGCTGCTGTCACCCGAAAGCTTGGGCGTAAAGCTAAAGCCCATCAAGACCAGGGTGTCGGTTGAAGTTTGA
- the LOC135641324 gene encoding uncharacterized protein LOC135641324 translates to MDPIILESPTRAKPLVFGPLAGPNFHSVLKESIDRYLIEVKKESCDFSAFRSIFFRLLQSSVDPPIEVIWFYSALGYHEAIRSKRDVLDRVFAIRDLLQLLSACSASCNGPKSVALLAPVVSELYHCVREEKKLSGKVAKKMRKEIESLADGVVSYISICSGRSSDGQELCNSYLLPCFIDIVRVWTVQHIGEGDDLNVLFPLVSDEIRACLGQERCWIGHLAGIVVAEAFLLNLSLKVQVDGSPRPDLQKELKVWAVSSISVFQNYIFFDILLRLLLNPPMPVITILNSMDESLVRNILYDAVILVDYSFINPEVEGEHFNDSTMNIIMRRLIVTHEAIQIVRDKGDHNKAVSYTNAFSTSCVPNTLIKWATYQVGMQKLNRPSAPTPQCFLKWLLVLEEQGLKIFENITELRSKLKFEEANVVSDTTKFDSDSKKTDDDLFFFDNKGEGDKDAAEDMETVDAAFFSAAHSMKSDTDKGRRKRKEMGYDGESQVKFVKYKIHDKSVKDYFKVAGADSLSSGSEVENPHSSDEMEE, encoded by the exons ATGGATCCGATCATCCTCGAATCCCCAACGCGTGCCAAACCACTCGTCTTCGGCCCTCTAGCTGGCCCCAACTTCCACTCCGTGTTGAAAGAATCCATCGATCGCTATCTCATCGAAGTCAAGAAGGAGTCCTGCGACTTCTCCGCCTTCCGCTCGATATTCTTCCGCCTGCTTCAGTCCAGCGTGGATCCCCCGATCGAGGTCATCTGGTTCTATTCTGCCCTGGGTTACCACGAAGCAATCCGGTCGAAACGGGATGTTCTTGATCGAGTTTTTGCGATAAGAGACCTTCTCCAGCTGCTTTCGGCCTGCTCCGCGTCGTGTAATGGCCCGAAGTCGGTGGCCTTGCTCGCACCCGTTGTTTCGGAGCTATATCATTGTGTCAGAGAGGAAAAGAAGCTATCTGGGAAGGTGGCTAAGAAGATGAGGAAGGAGATTGAGAGTCTAGCAGACGGCGTCGTCAGCTATATCAGCATTTGTAGTGGAAGGAGTTCTGATGGGCAAGAGCTTTGTAATAGCTATTTGCTGCCATGTTTTATCGATATTGTTCGAGTGTGGACGGTGCAACATATTGGGGAAGGTGACGATTTAAATGTTCTTTTTCCTTTAGTTAGTGATGAGATTCGTGCCTGCTTGGGGCAAGAAAGGTGTTGGATTGGTCATTTGGCTGGCATCGTGGTTGCGGAGGCATTCTTGCTAAATTTGAGCTTGAAGGTTCAAGTAGATGGTTCACCAAGGCCAGACTTACAGAAGGAGCTGAAAGTCTGGGCTGTCAGTTCAATATCTGTCTTTCAGAATTATATTTTCTTCG ATATATTACTGAGGCTGCTGCTGAACCCACCGATGCCAGTTATAACCATTTTG AACTCCATGGATGAAAGCTTGGTACGAAACATCCTTTATGACGCAGTGATTTTAGTTGATTATTCTTTCATAAATCCGGAGGTTGAAGGAGAACATTTTAATGATTCTACGATGAATATCATTATGAGAAGACTGATTGTTACTCATGAAGCCATACAAATTGTCAG GGATAAAGGAGACCACAACAAAGCTGTATCCTATACAAATGCATTTTCGACATCATGTGTTCCCAATACCTTGATTAAGTGGGCCACTTATCAAGTTGGCATGCAGAAACTCAACAGACCCAGTGCTCCCACACCTCAGTGTTTTCTGA AGTGGCTTTTGGTTCTCGAAGAACAAGGGTTGAAAATTTTTGAAAACATTACAGAACTGCGAAGCAAGTTGAAATTTGAGGAAGCTAATGTCGTCTCTGACACTACAAAGTTTGATTCAGACAGCAAGAAAACAGAcgatgatcttttcttttttgataACAAAGGGGAGGGTGACAAGGATGCTGCAGAGGACATGGAAACGGTGGATGCTGCCTTTTTTTCAGCTGCTCATTCTATGAAATCAGACACAGAtaaaggaaggaggaagagaaaagaaATGGGATATGATGGGGAGTCACAGGTGAAGTTTGTCAAGTATAAGATCCATGACAAATCAGTCAAAGATTACTTCAAGGTTGCTGGGGCAGATAGCTTGAGTAGTGGCAGTGAGGTGGAGAATCCACACTCTTCTGATGAGATGGAAGAATGA